CGTCGTCGGCGTCGTCGTCGGCCTGACCGGCATGGGCGGCGGCGCCCTCATGACGCCGGCGCTGATCTTTCTCGGTGTCGGCTCCGGCGAGGCGGCCACCATCGTCACCGCTGACCTGACCGCTGCGGCCGTCTACAAGTCCGGCGGCGCTGTCGTGCACGCGCGCCAAGGCTCACCCAACTTCGAGCTGGCGAAGTGGCTGATCATCGGGTCGGTGCCGATGGCCTTCCTCGGGCCCTACATGGTGAAGATCTTCACCAGCGACGCTGAGCAGCTGGACAAGGTCCTCAAGCTCAGCATCGGCTTCGCACTGCTCTTCGCAGCCGCCACCTACGCGCTGCGGCTCTACATCAACCTGCGCGCGGTGCGCTCCGGCGGCCACGCCGGCGACCCCGACCCCAAGATCAAGGTGCTTCCGACCCTGCTGGTCGGCATGCTCGGCGGCCTGCTGGTGGGCATCACCAGCGTCGGCTCCGGCTCGGTCATCATGATCGCGCTGCTGATGCTCTACCCCGGCCTCTCCGCGGTGAAGCTGGTCGGCACCGACCTGGTGCAGGCCGTCCCGCTGGTGCTCGCCGCTGCCATTGCCAACATCGCGATCCACGGGCTCGACTGGAGCATCGCCATTCCGCTCATCATCGGCTCGGTGCCCGGCACCATCCTCGGCAGCAAGATCGCGCCCCGGGTGCCGCAGTCGTTCATCCGTCGCGGCATCGTGGTGGTGCTGACGATGTCGGGCGTCGCGCTGCTCGACAAGGCCGGCTGGGCGCCGCTGGGCCGCGAGGAGACGCACCCGGTGCTCATCGTCGTGGTCGGTCTCGTGGTGGCCGTGCTGGTCCCGCTCGTGTGGGGCGTGCTGCGCAAGGAGCAGGGGCTGCCCTTCATGGGCGCACCTACCGTCAGCGAGCTGGACAACTGGACCTACGGACGCTCCACGCACACGCCTCGGCAGAGGAAGGACTCAGCGACCGATCGGGTGGACGGGCCAGTCGACTAGCGACGGCTGGTCCACCCAGTCGGGGCCACCGGCGAGCCGAGCGATGTCGGCGTCCACCATCAGGCGCGCGAGGTCGAGGCCGGCGACGCTGGCCTTCCAGTCCAGCTCGCGGGCTGCCTTGCCCGGGTCGCCGATCAGCTCGTCGACCTCGGTGGGGCGCAGGTAACGGTCGTCGTACCGCACGTGCTTCTCCCAATCGAGACCCGCGTGATCGAAGGC
This Nocardioides dokdonensis FR1436 DNA region includes the following protein-coding sequences:
- a CDS encoding sulfite exporter TauE/SafE family protein, yielding MDILTLTALSILVAGFVVGVVVGLTGMGGGALMTPALIFLGVGSGEAATIVTADLTAAAVYKSGGAVVHARQGSPNFELAKWLIIGSVPMAFLGPYMVKIFTSDAEQLDKVLKLSIGFALLFAAATYALRLYINLRAVRSGGHAGDPDPKIKVLPTLLVGMLGGLLVGITSVGSGSVIMIALLMLYPGLSAVKLVGTDLVQAVPLVLAAAIANIAIHGLDWSIAIPLIIGSVPGTILGSKIAPRVPQSFIRRGIVVVLTMSGVALLDKAGWAPLGREETHPVLIVVVGLVVAVLVPLVWGVLRKEQGLPFMGAPTVSELDNWTYGRSTHTPRQRKDSATDRVDGPVD